The proteins below come from a single Geobacillus thermoleovorans genomic window:
- a CDS encoding carboxymuconolactone decarboxylase family protein gives MNNGTYASVESALRHYKEGLGAFTQKLPNVAERFNAFTEACFAEGALSKKEKQLIALGISLATQDEYCTIYHAKGCLDEGASEQEILEACAVAAAFGGGAAVSQAVTLVQECLRELRAAH, from the coding sequence ATGAACAACGGAACATATGCATCGGTCGAATCCGCGCTTCGCCACTACAAGGAAGGGCTTGGGGCGTTTACCCAAAAACTTCCGAACGTAGCGGAACGGTTTAACGCATTTACGGAAGCTTGTTTTGCCGAGGGAGCGCTGTCGAAAAAAGAAAAACAATTGATCGCCCTTGGCATCAGCTTGGCGACGCAAGATGAGTATTGCACGATTTACCATGCGAAAGGCTGCCTTGATGAAGGAGCGTCCGAACAAGAAATTTTGGAAGCGTGCGCGGTGGCGGCCGCGTTTGGCGGCGGGGCGGCGGTGAGCCAGGCGGTGACGCTCGTGCAAGAATGCCTCCGCGAGCTGCGGGCGGCTCACTAG
- a CDS encoding acyl-CoA dehydrogenase family protein, which translates to MAKTMEEAIKGGSFLIEDIPAERVFTPEDFTDEHHMIAKTTEEYVNNEVLPQLEHLENHEFDRSVKLLRKAGELGLLSADIPEEYGGLGLDKVSSAIIAEKMAPAGGFAISHGAHVGIGSLPIVLFGTEEQKQKYLPYLATGEKIAAYALTEPGSGSDALGAKTTARLNAEGTHYILNGEKQWITNSGFADVFVVYAKVDGEHFTAFIVERDFPGVSTGPEEKKMGIKSSSTRTLILQDVPVPKENVLGEIGKGHVIAFNILNIGRYKLGLGAVGGAKRALEITLKYANQRQQFKRPISQFTLTQEKFATMASRLYAAESSVYRTVGLFDERMGLLDAEKAKDGKEVAKSIAEYAIECSLNKFFATEVLDYIVDEGVQIHGGYGFMQEYEIERAYRDSRINRIFEGTNEINRLLVPGMYLKKALKGELPLFQKAQQLQEELMMMAAEEPGTGALEQEKYLVRNAKKIALMVAGLAAQKYGQRIEEEQEVLVNIADIVSNIYAMESALLRTEKAIQASGEEKNKQKLLYTQIFCQEAFNEIEAHAKETLVAVEQGDTLRMMLAALRRLTRHTPINVIAKKREAAAALIEAERYIV; encoded by the coding sequence ATGGCCAAAACGATGGAAGAAGCGATCAAAGGCGGCAGCTTTTTGATTGAAGACATTCCGGCGGAGCGCGTGTTTACGCCGGAAGATTTCACCGACGAACATCATATGATTGCCAAAACGACGGAAGAGTATGTCAACAATGAAGTGCTCCCGCAGCTCGAGCATTTGGAAAACCACGAGTTTGACCGTTCCGTGAAATTGCTTCGCAAAGCGGGCGAGCTCGGCTTGTTAAGCGCTGACATTCCGGAAGAATACGGCGGTTTGGGCCTAGATAAAGTCAGTTCGGCCATCATTGCGGAAAAAATGGCGCCGGCCGGCGGTTTTGCCATTTCGCACGGGGCGCACGTCGGAATTGGCTCGCTGCCGATTGTGTTGTTTGGCACGGAAGAACAAAAACAAAAATATTTGCCGTATTTAGCGACCGGCGAAAAAATCGCCGCCTACGCCTTGACGGAGCCTGGCTCGGGTTCGGACGCCCTCGGCGCGAAAACGACGGCGAGATTAAACGCGGAAGGCACGCATTACATTTTAAACGGCGAAAAACAATGGATCACCAACTCCGGTTTTGCTGATGTGTTTGTCGTCTATGCAAAAGTCGACGGCGAACATTTCACCGCGTTCATCGTGGAACGCGACTTCCCGGGCGTTTCAACTGGTCCGGAAGAAAAGAAAATGGGGATTAAAAGCTCGTCGACAAGAACGCTCATTTTGCAAGATGTGCCGGTGCCGAAAGAAAACGTGCTCGGTGAAATCGGAAAAGGCCATGTCATCGCCTTCAACATTTTGAACATCGGCCGCTACAAGCTTGGGTTAGGGGCGGTCGGCGGCGCGAAGCGGGCGCTTGAAATCACGCTCAAATACGCCAATCAGCGCCAGCAATTCAAACGGCCGATTTCGCAGTTTACGTTGACGCAGGAAAAATTCGCGACGATGGCGTCGCGCCTGTATGCCGCCGAAAGCTCGGTTTACCGCACGGTCGGCTTGTTCGATGAACGGATGGGCCTGCTTGATGCGGAAAAGGCGAAAGATGGCAAAGAAGTGGCGAAATCGATCGCCGAATATGCGATCGAATGCTCATTGAACAAGTTTTTTGCCACGGAAGTGCTCGATTACATCGTGGATGAAGGCGTGCAAATCCACGGCGGGTACGGCTTTATGCAGGAATACGAAATTGAGCGCGCCTACCGCGATTCGCGCATCAACCGCATTTTCGAGGGGACGAACGAAATCAACCGCCTTCTCGTGCCGGGCATGTATTTGAAAAAGGCGTTAAAAGGCGAGCTGCCGCTCTTCCAAAAAGCGCAGCAGCTTCAGGAAGAACTGATGATGATGGCCGCCGAAGAGCCGGGGACGGGCGCGCTGGAACAAGAGAAATACTTGGTGCGCAACGCGAAAAAAATCGCCTTGATGGTCGCCGGTTTAGCGGCGCAAAAATACGGCCAGCGCATTGAAGAAGAGCAAGAAGTGCTCGTCAACATCGCCGACATCGTCTCGAACATTTATGCGATGGAATCAGCGCTTTTGCGCACGGAAAAAGCGATTCAGGCGAGCGGTGAGGAGAAAAACAAACAAAAATTGCTGTACACGCAAATTTTCTGCCAAGAGGCGTTCAATGAAATTGAAGCCCATGCGAAAGAAACGCTCGTCGCCGTCGAACAAGGAGACACGCTGCGGATGATGCTCGCCGCTCTCCGACGGCTGACGCGCCATACGCCGATCAACGTGATCGCGAAAAAACGCGAAGCGGCCGCCGCGCTCATTGAAGCCGAACGGTATATTGTGTGA
- a CDS encoding acetyl-CoA C-acetyltransferase — protein sequence MREAVIVAGARTPVGKAKKGTLAHVRPDDLGALVVKETIKRAGNYEGNIDDLIIGCAMPEAEQGLNIARNIGALAGLPYTVPAITINRYCSSGLQAIAYAAERVMLGHSDTVIAGGVESMSMVPMMGHVVRPNARLAEEAPEYYMSMGHTAEQVAKKYGVSREDQDAFAVRSHQRAAKAIAEGKFNEEIVPVEVTVRKVEGNKLVEEKVVFTQDEGVRPDTNMETLAKLRPAFAVNGTVTAGNASQMSDGAAAVMVMDREKAESLGLKPLGKFRSFAVAGVPPEVMGIGPVAAVPKALKLAGLELSDIGLIELNEAFASQSIQVIRELGLDEDIVNVNGGAIALGHPLGCTGAKLTLSLLYEMRRRNVQFGIVTMCIGGGMGAAGVFELL from the coding sequence GTGAGAGAAGCGGTCATTGTCGCAGGTGCGCGCACACCGGTCGGCAAAGCGAAAAAAGGAACGCTCGCCCACGTGCGGCCGGATGATTTAGGGGCGCTCGTCGTCAAAGAAACGATCAAGCGCGCGGGGAACTATGAAGGAAACATTGACGACTTGATTATCGGGTGCGCCATGCCGGAGGCGGAGCAAGGATTGAACATCGCCCGCAACATCGGCGCGCTCGCCGGGCTGCCATATACCGTGCCGGCGATCACGATCAACCGGTATTGCTCGTCCGGTTTGCAGGCGATCGCCTATGCGGCGGAACGGGTGATGCTCGGCCATTCCGACACGGTCATCGCCGGCGGGGTCGAATCGATGAGCATGGTGCCGATGATGGGGCATGTCGTCCGCCCGAACGCCCGCTTGGCGGAAGAAGCGCCGGAATACTACATGTCGATGGGGCACACTGCCGAGCAAGTGGCGAAAAAATACGGCGTCAGCCGCGAGGACCAAGACGCATTCGCGGTGCGCAGCCACCAGCGCGCCGCCAAGGCGATTGCCGAAGGAAAATTCAATGAAGAAATCGTGCCGGTCGAGGTGACGGTGCGCAAAGTAGAAGGCAACAAACTCGTTGAGGAGAAAGTCGTCTTTACACAAGATGAAGGCGTGCGCCCGGACACGAATATGGAAACGCTCGCGAAACTCCGGCCGGCGTTTGCGGTAAACGGCACCGTCACCGCCGGCAACGCGTCGCAAATGAGCGACGGGGCGGCGGCGGTCATGGTGATGGACCGCGAAAAAGCGGAGTCGCTCGGCTTGAAGCCGCTCGGCAAGTTTCGTTCGTTCGCGGTTGCCGGCGTGCCGCCGGAAGTGATGGGGATCGGCCCGGTCGCTGCGGTGCCGAAAGCGTTGAAGCTGGCCGGCCTTGAGCTGTCCGACATCGGTTTGATCGAGCTGAACGAAGCGTTCGCCTCGCAATCGATCCAAGTCATCCGCGAACTTGGGTTGGATGAAGACATTGTCAACGTCAACGGCGGGGCGATTGCTCTAGGCCACCCGCTCGGCTGCACGGGCGCGAAGCTGACCTTGTCTTTGCTTTACGAAATGCGGCGCCGCAACGTGCAGTTCGGCATCGTCACGATGTGCATCGGCGGCGGCATGGGAGCGGCCGGCGTGTTTGAGCTGCTGTAG
- a CDS encoding YusG family protein: MALQTTRIDVTDRIIGKLNGRSLELYEEGELIGRLPLPAAVPLKKGYTEQNGRIYKQVTATVEPDQKYVDCDGEAGWC, encoded by the coding sequence ATGGCGCTGCAAACGACGCGCATAGATGTCACGGACCGGATCATCGGCAAACTGAACGGCCGCTCGCTGGAGTTGTACGAGGAAGGAGAGCTCATCGGGCGCCTTCCGCTTCCGGCGGCCGTCCCGTTGAAAAAGGGGTATACCGAACAAAACGGAAGAATTTACAAACAGGTGACCGCTACCGTTGAGCCGGACCAAAAATATGTCGATTGCGACGGGGAAGCGGGCTGGTGTTGA
- a CDS encoding methionine ABC transporter ATP-binding protein, with protein MITLEQVTKIYQAANGSVTAVDNVSLEIREGEIFGIIGYSGAGKSTLIRLLNGLEKPTSGRVVVAGRDMTRVKGRELRKARQEIGMIFQHFNLLWSRTVRENIAFPLEIAGVPKEERNKRVDELIELVGLSGREDAYPSQLSGGQKQRVGIARALANNPKVLLCDEATSALDPQTTDAILDLLVDINKRLGLTIVLITHEMHVIRKICDRVAVMESGRIVEQGEVLHVFRNPQQPITKRFVKQLIEPEETEEAISHLFGQYPSGLIAQLTFVGAAAGKPLITEVVRQFAVDVNILQGKISQTHQGAYGVLFVHLDGARDEIDRALDYIQRQQVAVEVIHDAR; from the coding sequence ATGATTACACTCGAACAAGTGACGAAAATCTATCAAGCGGCCAACGGTTCGGTCACGGCAGTCGACAATGTGTCGCTTGAGATTCGCGAAGGAGAAATTTTCGGCATTATCGGCTACAGCGGCGCTGGGAAAAGCACGCTCATCCGCTTGCTCAATGGGCTCGAGAAGCCGACGAGCGGCCGGGTGGTCGTCGCCGGGCGCGATATGACGCGCGTGAAAGGGCGGGAGCTGCGCAAGGCGCGCCAAGAAATCGGGATGATTTTCCAGCATTTCAACTTGCTTTGGTCTCGCACAGTCAGGGAAAACATTGCCTTTCCGCTTGAAATTGCCGGCGTCCCGAAAGAGGAGCGGAACAAGCGGGTGGATGAATTGATCGAGCTTGTCGGCCTTTCCGGGCGCGAGGATGCCTACCCGTCGCAGCTGAGCGGCGGGCAAAAGCAGCGGGTCGGCATCGCCCGGGCGCTCGCCAACAACCCGAAAGTCTTGCTGTGCGACGAGGCGACATCGGCGTTGGACCCCCAGACGACCGATGCGATTTTGGACTTGCTCGTTGACATCAACAAGCGTCTCGGGCTGACGATTGTGCTGATCACCCATGAAATGCACGTCATCCGCAAAATTTGCGACCGCGTTGCGGTGATGGAAAGCGGCCGAATCGTCGAGCAAGGCGAAGTGCTGCATGTGTTCCGCAACCCGCAGCAACCGATTACGAAACGGTTCGTCAAGCAGCTGATCGAGCCCGAGGAGACGGAAGAGGCGATTTCTCATTTGTTTGGCCAATACCCGAGCGGGCTGATCGCGCAGCTGACGTTCGTCGGCGCGGCAGCCGGAAAGCCGCTCATCACCGAAGTGGTGCGTCAGTTTGCCGTCGATGTCAACATTTTGCAAGGGAAAATTTCGCAAACCCATCAAGGCGCCTATGGGGTGCTGTTCGTGCACCTCGACGGGGCGAGGGATGAAATCGACCGGGCGCTTGACTATATTCAACGCCAGCAGGTGGCGGTGGAGGTGATTCACGATGCTCGCTAA
- a CDS encoding toprim domain-containing protein — MRRVEKVIIVEGRSDKQKVAAVLNEPVVIVCTNGTISDARLEELADELEGCDVYVLADADEAGEKLRRQFRRMFPEAEHLYIDRAYREVAAAPPWHLAQVLLRARFDVRIESLMRGRGE; from the coding sequence ATGCGACGCGTGGAAAAAGTGATCATCGTCGAAGGGCGATCAGACAAGCAAAAAGTGGCGGCGGTGCTGAACGAACCAGTCGTCATCGTCTGCACAAACGGCACGATCAGTGATGCGCGCCTTGAGGAGCTGGCCGATGAGCTGGAAGGATGCGATGTATACGTCTTGGCCGATGCCGATGAGGCGGGAGAAAAATTGCGCCGGCAGTTTCGCCGCATGTTTCCAGAGGCGGAGCATCTTTACATTGACCGGGCGTATCGCGAAGTGGCGGCCGCTCCGCCTTGGCACTTGGCGCAAGTGCTGTTGCGCGCTCGTTTCGACGTCCGCATCGAATCGCTCATGAGGGGAAGAGGCGAGTGA
- the sufC gene encoding Fe-S cluster assembly ATPase SufC yields MAVLTIRNLHVAVEGKEILKGVDLEVKGGEIHAIMGPNGTGKSTLASAIMGHPKYEVTEGSVTLDGQDVLEMEVDERARAGLFLAMQYPSEISGVTNADFLRAAINARLGEGNEISLMKFIRKLDEKMAFLEMNPDMAHRYLNEGFSGGEKKRNEILQLMMLEPKIAILDEIDSGLDIDALKIVAKGVNEMRSSEFGCLIITHYQRLLNYITPDYVHVMMQGRIVKSGGPELAQRLEAEGYDWIKKELGIEDETVGQEA; encoded by the coding sequence ATGGCGGTATTGACGATTCGCAATCTCCACGTCGCCGTGGAGGGAAAAGAAATTTTAAAAGGAGTGGACTTGGAAGTCAAAGGCGGGGAAATCCACGCCATCATGGGTCCGAACGGAACGGGGAAGTCGACGCTGGCATCGGCCATTATGGGCCATCCAAAATATGAAGTGACAGAAGGATCGGTGACGCTCGACGGCCAGGATGTCCTTGAGATGGAAGTCGACGAACGGGCGCGCGCCGGCCTGTTTTTGGCGATGCAATACCCAAGCGAAATCAGTGGAGTGACGAACGCCGACTTTTTGCGCGCTGCGATCAATGCCCGGCTTGGCGAGGGCAACGAAATTTCGCTCATGAAATTCATCCGCAAGCTCGATGAAAAAATGGCGTTTCTCGAAATGAACCCGGATATGGCGCACCGTTACTTGAACGAAGGATTCTCGGGCGGGGAGAAAAAGCGAAATGAAATTTTGCAGCTGATGATGCTTGAACCGAAAATCGCCATTTTGGACGAGATCGACTCCGGATTGGACATTGACGCGCTGAAAATTGTCGCCAAAGGCGTCAACGAAATGCGCAGCAGCGAATTCGGCTGTTTGATCATCACTCACTACCAACGGTTATTGAACTACATCACGCCGGATTACGTGCACGTCATGATGCAAGGGCGCATCGTCAAATCCGGCGGTCCGGAACTGGCGCAGCGGCTTGAGGCGGAAGGGTACGACTGGATCAAAAAAGAGCTTGGCATTGAAGACGAAACGGTCGGACAAGAAGCGTAA
- a CDS encoding arsenate reductase family protein: MALTLYWYPKCGTCRKAKKWLDEHGIEVQTVHLVDEPLTKEQLARLHRQSGLPLKKFFNTSGMKYRELGLKDKLDRASEDEMLDWLASDGMLVKRPILTDGERVVVGFREQEYEAFFAAGT, from the coding sequence ATGGCGCTCACGCTCTATTGGTATCCAAAATGCGGAACGTGCCGGAAGGCGAAAAAATGGTTGGATGAACACGGCATTGAGGTGCAAACGGTGCATTTGGTCGACGAGCCGCTGACGAAAGAGCAGCTCGCCCGTTTGCACCGTCAAAGCGGGCTGCCGCTCAAAAAATTTTTCAACACGAGCGGGATGAAATACCGCGAGCTTGGCTTGAAGGACAAGCTCGACCGCGCATCGGAAGACGAGATGCTCGATTGGCTCGCCTCGGACGGGATGTTGGTCAAACGGCCGATTTTGACGGACGGCGAGCGGGTCGTCGTGGGCTTTCGCGAACAAGAATACGAGGCGTTTTTCGCGGCGGGGACATAA
- the gcvH gene encoding glycine cleavage system protein GcvH → MNTPKELRYTKEHEWVRVEGENVRIGITDYAQSELGDIVFVELPEVGAEVTANEPFGSVESVKTVSELYAPISGTVVEVNEALNDHPEYVNESPYDKAWMIVVKPNDLSEIDNLLTAEQYEAMINEG, encoded by the coding sequence ATGAACACGCCGAAAGAACTTCGCTATACAAAGGAGCATGAGTGGGTGCGCGTGGAAGGAGAGAACGTGCGCATCGGCATTACGGATTACGCCCAATCAGAGCTTGGCGACATCGTCTTTGTCGAGCTGCCGGAAGTCGGCGCAGAGGTTACGGCGAACGAGCCGTTCGGCAGCGTTGAATCGGTGAAAACGGTCTCGGAATTGTATGCGCCGATCAGCGGCACGGTCGTTGAAGTGAATGAGGCGTTAAATGACCATCCGGAGTACGTGAACGAATCGCCGTATGACAAAGCGTGGATGATCGTCGTCAAACCGAATGATTTGAGCGAAATCGACAATTTGTTGACGGCGGAACAATACGAGGCGATGATCAACGAAGGATAA
- a CDS encoding thioredoxin family protein → MKAIDRNDVMRVVEVEPLLALYLYTPLCGTCQLARRMLTVVEQLFPALPFYETDINYIPEQAVAWKIESVPCLLLFRDGTVAGKWYAFHSVPYLYEVIQACLPSR, encoded by the coding sequence GTGAAAGCGATCGACCGAAACGATGTCATGCGAGTGGTGGAAGTCGAGCCGCTTCTGGCCCTTTACTTGTATACCCCGCTGTGCGGCACGTGCCAGCTGGCGCGGCGGATGCTCACGGTGGTGGAGCAGTTGTTTCCGGCGCTGCCGTTTTACGAAACGGACATCAACTATATCCCTGAGCAGGCCGTTGCGTGGAAAATTGAAAGCGTTCCTTGCCTGCTTCTTTTTAGGGACGGAACGGTCGCAGGCAAGTGGTATGCCTTTCATTCCGTTCCGTATTTGTACGAAGTGATTCAAGCCTGCTTGCCGTCCCGATGA
- a CDS encoding methionine ABC transporter permease — MLANLLPNVQWETMWAATVETLYMTGVAVAATFVLGIVLGLLLFLTAKGNLWENRFVNTVIAAFVNIFRSIPFIILIILLIPFTTWLVGTMLGANAALPALVIGAAPFYARMVEIALREIDKGVIEAAQAMGASTWTIIWKVLLPESLPALVSGITVTAVSLVSYTAMAGAIGAGGLGNLAYLEGFQRNHNDVTFVATVLVLVIVFIIQLIGDFVTSKIDKR, encoded by the coding sequence ATGCTCGCTAACCTCCTGCCGAACGTGCAATGGGAGACGATGTGGGCGGCGACGGTCGAGACGCTGTATATGACGGGAGTGGCGGTGGCGGCCACTTTCGTCCTCGGAATCGTTCTTGGCTTGCTTCTATTTTTGACAGCGAAGGGCAACCTATGGGAAAACCGGTTTGTCAATACAGTGATTGCTGCGTTTGTGAACATTTTCCGCTCTATTCCGTTTATTATTTTGATCATTTTGCTCATTCCGTTTACAACATGGCTCGTCGGGACGATGCTTGGCGCCAATGCGGCGCTGCCGGCTTTGGTCATTGGGGCCGCGCCGTTTTACGCCCGCATGGTCGAAATCGCTCTTCGCGAAATTGATAAAGGCGTCATCGAAGCAGCCCAAGCGATGGGCGCCTCAACGTGGACGATCATTTGGAAAGTGCTGCTGCCGGAGTCTTTGCCGGCGCTTGTCTCCGGTATTACGGTGACGGCGGTGTCGCTCGTCAGCTATACAGCGATGGCTGGAGCCATCGGCGCCGGCGGGCTTGGGAACTTGGCGTATTTGGAAGGGTTCCAGCGCAACCATAACGATGTGACATTTGTCGCAACCGTATTGGTGTTGGTCATTGTATTTATCATTCAGCTGATCGGTGACTTTGTCACTTCGAAAATCGATAAACGATAA
- a CDS encoding MetQ/NlpA family ABC transporter substrate-binding protein, with the protein MKKWLGVLLAAILVLALAACGGNNNDSAEGGKDGKLVKLKVGASNVPHAEILEKAKPILKKKGIDLEIITFQDYILPNKALAEKQIDANYFQHIPYLESQKKEYGYDFVNAGGIHIEPIGLYSKKYKSIEELPDGATIIMSNSVADHGRILSMLQEKGLIKLKPGVDKTKATVNDIIENPKHLKFKADVDAGLLPQIYKNGEGDAVLINANYALDAGLDPAKDPIAVESPKNNPYVNIIAVRKGDENRKEIKTLVEVLQSKEIQDFIKEKYHGAVIPAAENNQ; encoded by the coding sequence ATGAAGAAATGGTTGGGTGTGTTGCTCGCCGCCATTCTCGTGCTCGCTTTGGCGGCATGCGGCGGCAACAATAACGACAGCGCGGAAGGCGGCAAAGACGGCAAATTGGTGAAGTTGAAAGTCGGTGCGTCGAACGTGCCGCATGCGGAAATTTTGGAAAAAGCGAAACCGATTTTGAAGAAAAAAGGCATCGACTTGGAGATCATTACGTTCCAAGATTACATCTTGCCGAACAAAGCGCTGGCTGAGAAGCAAATCGACGCAAACTATTTCCAACACATTCCGTATTTGGAATCGCAAAAGAAAGAGTACGGCTATGATTTCGTCAACGCCGGCGGCATTCATATCGAGCCGATCGGCTTATACTCGAAAAAATACAAAAGCATTGAAGAACTGCCGGACGGCGCGACGATCATCATGAGCAACTCGGTCGCCGACCATGGCCGCATTTTATCGATGTTGCAAGAAAAAGGGCTCATCAAATTGAAACCGGGCGTCGATAAAACGAAAGCGACAGTCAATGACATCATCGAAAATCCAAAGCATTTAAAATTTAAGGCCGATGTCGACGCCGGGCTTCTGCCGCAAATTTACAAAAACGGCGAAGGCGATGCGGTGCTGATCAACGCCAACTATGCGCTTGACGCCGGTTTGGACCCGGCGAAAGACCCGATCGCCGTTGAGTCGCCGAAAAACAATCCGTATGTGAACATTATTGCGGTGCGCAAAGGCGATGAAAACCGGAAAGAAATCAAAACGCTTGTCGAAGTGCTGCAATCGAAAGAAATCCAAGATTTCATTAAAGAAAAATACCACGGCGCCGTCATTCCAGCGGCGGAAAACAATCAATAA